In Juglans microcarpa x Juglans regia isolate MS1-56 chromosome 7D, Jm3101_v1.0, whole genome shotgun sequence, the following are encoded in one genomic region:
- the LOC121238416 gene encoding AT-hook motif nuclear-localized protein 23-like: MAGLDLGSASRFVQQLHQRPDLHLQGPSDDDDNDQNQDNSVPQELERVNPNPGPGDVVVGRRARGRPAGSKNKPKPPVIITRESANTLRAHILEVSSGSDVFESVAMYARKRQRGICVLSGSGTVSNVCLRQPSAAGAVVKLHGRFEILSLSGSFLPPPAPPGATNLTIFLAGGQGQVVGGNVVGALIAAGPVIVIASSFTNVAYERLPLDEEQEPLQLQQPVSQSSGGGSGGGGGGVSNPFSDPSSGLPFFNPPLNMANGQLPVDGWAGNSGGRTPF, translated from the coding sequence ATGGCTGGCTTAGACTTGGGCTCAGCTTCTCGCTTTGTTCAACAGCTTCATCAACGCCCTGACCTTCACCTGCAAGGGCCATCCGACGATGATGACAACGACCAGAACCAAGACAATAGCGTCCCACAAGAGCTTGAGCGGGTTAACCCTAACCCAGGTCCAGGCGATGTTGTCGTGGGTCGCCGGGCTAGGGGTCGGCCCGCGGGTTCAAAAAACAAGCCTAAACCACCCGTGATCATCACCAGGGAGAGCGCCAACACTCTCCGAGCTCATATCTTGGAAGTAAGCAGTGGCTCCGACGTGTTTGAGTCCGTGGCCATGTATGCACGGAAGCGTCAGCGTGGGATCTGTGTGTTGAGCGGTAGCGGCACCGTCTCCAACGTCTGCTTGCGGCAGCCTTCGGCAGCTGGTGCAGTCGTCAAACTGCACGGCCGGTTCGAGATATTGTCTCTGTCGGGCTCTTTTCTTCCTCCGCCGGCGCCGCCCGGTGCGACGAACCTGACCATATTTTTGGCAGGCGGGCAGGGACAGGTAGTAGGAGGGAACGTTGTGGGAGCTCTGATTGCAGCCGGGCCAGTCATCGTTATCGCCTCGTCGTTCACTAACGTGGCGTATGAGAGACTGCCCTTGGATGAGGAACAGGAACCATTGCAGCTGCAACAACCAGTCTCACAGTCGTCCGGTGGTGGCAGCGGTGGAGGCGGTGGCGGAGTGAGCAACCCATTTTCGGACCCGTCTTCGGGGCTTCCTTTCTTCAATCCGCCGCTCAACATGGCGAATGGTCAGTTACCTGTTGATGGTTGGGCTGGGAACTCAGGTGGCAGGACGCCTTTTTAA